The following are encoded in a window of Brevibacillus sp. DP1.3A genomic DNA:
- a CDS encoding DinB family protein, producing the protein MKKFFQYNWQVRDEWMEWCKQLTPEELLRERTGGAGTILYTLFHIADVEYSWLRGVQGKPDIQVAYEAYKTLEKVKELSDTWRVELRDFIENWSAEMENESVKVAWDDEVYTKGELLRHVIAHEIHHMGQLSVWARELGITPVSANVIGRGLTRR; encoded by the coding sequence ATGAAGAAGTTTTTCCAGTATAACTGGCAAGTACGGGACGAGTGGATGGAATGGTGTAAGCAGCTTACACCAGAAGAATTGCTACGCGAGCGTACAGGTGGGGCTGGCACGATTTTGTATACCTTGTTTCACATTGCTGACGTCGAGTATAGCTGGCTTCGGGGCGTGCAGGGAAAGCCGGATATTCAGGTGGCATACGAAGCGTACAAGACGCTGGAAAAGGTAAAAGAACTATCGGATACGTGGCGCGTAGAATTGCGTGATTTCATCGAGAATTGGTCAGCGGAGATGGAGAACGAATCAGTAAAGGTCGCCTGGGATGATGAAGTGTACACGAAGGGGGAGCTGCTTCGCCATGTCATCGCTCACGAGATTCATCACATGGGGCAGTTGTCTGTTTGGGCAAGAGAGCTCGGGATTACTCCTGTTTCCGCCAATGTCATTGGGCGCGGATTAACACGCAGGTAG
- a CDS encoding amino acid permease gives MSWKNQLLRKKSIAQMLEQVDKNESSLKKSLGAFDLTMLGIGAIMGTGIFVLTGVAAALHAGPALVLSFVIAALACVFAALCYAEFASTVPVSGSAYTYSYAAFGEFVAWMIGWDLILEYGVACAAVASGWSGYAQGLLAGFNIYLPHALTSAFDASKGTIIDLPAVLIIVIITALLMKGTRESASLNTIMVLIKIAVVVLFLVVGVMYVKPENWSPFMPFGFAGVATGAATVFFAFIGFDAVSSAAEEVRNPQRDMPIGIISSLLVCTILYIAVSLTLTGIVPYKLLNVKNPVAFALTYVNQNWVAGFISLGAIVGITTVLLVMMYGQARLFFAMSRDGLLPELFSHVHPRTQVPQKSTLVVAALVATFGGLLPLSSLAQLTNIGTLFAFILVSIGLVVLRRTHPQLPRAFRVPFVPLVPLLSVLFCGYLVFNLPTLTKFGFLGWLSVGAIVYFLYGRKHSRLATKDDSSQT, from the coding sequence ATGTCATGGAAAAATCAATTGCTGAGGAAAAAGTCAATTGCGCAAATGCTGGAGCAGGTGGATAAAAACGAGAGCTCTCTCAAAAAGTCATTAGGTGCTTTTGACCTGACGATGCTGGGCATCGGCGCGATCATGGGAACAGGGATTTTTGTGTTAACGGGCGTTGCCGCAGCCTTGCACGCTGGACCGGCACTTGTTTTGTCTTTTGTTATTGCGGCACTGGCCTGTGTGTTTGCCGCGCTCTGCTATGCGGAATTTGCTTCGACTGTTCCGGTGTCGGGAAGCGCTTATACATACAGCTATGCGGCATTTGGCGAATTTGTTGCGTGGATGATCGGGTGGGACTTGATTCTCGAATACGGAGTGGCTTGTGCTGCGGTGGCAAGCGGATGGTCGGGGTATGCTCAGGGATTGCTAGCCGGGTTTAACATCTACTTGCCGCATGCGCTCACGAGTGCGTTTGATGCATCAAAAGGAACGATCATCGATCTACCTGCGGTCCTCATCATTGTCATCATTACAGCTTTGTTGATGAAGGGAACGAGAGAGTCAGCCAGCTTGAATACCATCATGGTGTTGATAAAAATAGCGGTAGTTGTCCTGTTCCTCGTCGTTGGAGTCATGTATGTCAAACCGGAAAACTGGAGTCCATTCATGCCGTTTGGTTTTGCGGGTGTAGCGACTGGTGCCGCAACGGTGTTTTTTGCTTTTATCGGATTTGATGCGGTGTCCAGTGCGGCCGAAGAAGTGCGCAATCCCCAGCGCGACATGCCAATCGGGATCATCTCGTCCTTACTCGTCTGCACGATTTTGTATATTGCAGTCTCACTGACATTGACAGGGATTGTTCCGTACAAATTGTTAAATGTCAAAAATCCGGTCGCGTTTGCGCTCACCTATGTCAATCAGAACTGGGTAGCAGGTTTCATTTCGTTGGGAGCTATCGTCGGGATCACGACAGTTTTGTTAGTCATGATGTATGGACAGGCACGGTTGTTTTTTGCAATGAGTCGAGATGGCTTGCTCCCCGAGCTCTTCTCGCACGTACATCCCCGCACACAGGTTCCACAAAAGAGCACGCTCGTCGTGGCAGCATTGGTAGCAACCTTCGGTGGATTATTGCCCCTCTCTAGCTTGGCCCAGCTCACCAACATCGGAACGCTGTTTGCTTTTATTTTGGTCTCGATTGGGCTAGTAGTATTGCGCCGCACTCATCCGCAATTACCGCGGGCTTTTCGCGTCCCATTTGTTCCGCTTGTTCCCTTGCTCTCGGTTCTCTTTTGCGGATATCTCGTTTTCAACCTGCCTACGCTGACCAAGTTCGGTTTTCTCGGTTGGCTGTCGGTCGGAGCGATCGTCTATTTCCTATATGGGCGCAAACACAGTCGATTGGCAACAAAAGACGACTCCTCCCAAACATAA